From a single Pseudomonas triticicola genomic region:
- a CDS encoding vWA domain-containing protein — protein MAATGKKALGIRPRSDAGANARPRAGQLDNGRQGQRHAAGSGSVNWPGTLLNGRPQRRADLLFQQRTRSPHEIWLVIVDASASTRRHQALSDAKGLLAQLFDDAYHQRARLALLTASGSAPKWQVQGLKASSGLSVWLDGLGAGGGTPLLAALEQAQQWLTLRRKRFPAEQQRCLIVTDGRVKELSALPVLACPGLLIDIERGPIRLGRAKDLATALQAQYQHIDELDLR, from the coding sequence CTGGCCGCCACTGGCAAAAAAGCCCTAGGCATTCGCCCCCGGTCTGACGCGGGGGCGAATGCCAGACCCCGTGCCGGCCAACTCGACAATGGCCGCCAGGGCCAGCGGCATGCGGCCGGTAGCGGATCGGTGAACTGGCCGGGCACGCTGCTCAATGGCCGGCCTCAGCGCCGCGCCGATCTGCTGTTTCAACAGCGCACCCGCTCGCCCCATGAAATCTGGCTGGTGATCGTCGACGCGTCGGCCTCGACCCGTCGCCATCAGGCCTTGAGCGATGCCAAGGGCCTGCTCGCGCAGCTGTTCGACGATGCTTACCACCAGCGGGCGCGGCTGGCGTTGCTGACCGCCAGTGGTTCTGCGCCGAAATGGCAGGTGCAAGGCTTGAAGGCCTCAAGCGGCCTGAGCGTCTGGCTCGACGGTCTGGGCGCCGGTGGCGGCACGCCGTTGCTCGCGGCACTGGAGCAGGCGCAGCAATGGCTGACGCTGCGGCGCAAGCGCTTTCCAGCCGAACAGCAGCGTTGCCTGATCGTGACCGATGGTCGCGTGAAAGAACTGTCGGCGTTGCCGGTGCTGGCGTGTCCGGGATTGCTGATCGACATCGAGCGCGGGCCGATTCGACTGGGCCGGGCGAAGGATCTGGCGACCGCGCTGCAAGCGCAGTATCAGCATATCGATGAGCTGGATTTGCGCTGA
- a CDS encoding ATP-binding protein, with amino-acid sequence MTDTPHFPLSAVVGADDLKLALCLTAIDPKIGGVLIEGPRGMAKSTLARGLADLLASGQFVTLPLGATEERLVGTLDLDAALSDGRAQFSPGVLAKADGGVLYVDEVNLLPDHLVDLLLDVAASGINLIERDGISHRHSAKFVLIGTMNPEEGELRPQLLDRFGLNVALSGKTAPAERGQIIRRRLDFDSDPQGFCAQWASEQHILRSRCESARERLAAIPLDDAALALITERCFAAGVDGLRADLVWLRAARAHAAWRGADAIAEEDIDAVAEFALRHRRREQPLAGAEPQAQSPSGADSKSGEGQGQWGEMPATAQATGARREVPSWPPLAKKP; translated from the coding sequence ATGACCGACACCCCGCATTTCCCACTCTCCGCCGTGGTCGGCGCCGATGACTTGAAGCTCGCCCTGTGCCTGACCGCCATCGACCCGAAAATCGGCGGCGTACTCATCGAAGGTCCGCGCGGCATGGCCAAGTCGACGCTGGCCCGGGGCCTGGCGGACCTGCTCGCCAGCGGCCAGTTTGTCACGTTGCCGTTGGGCGCTACCGAAGAGCGGCTGGTCGGCACCCTCGATCTCGACGCTGCCCTGAGCGACGGTCGCGCGCAGTTTTCGCCCGGTGTTCTGGCCAAGGCTGACGGTGGCGTGCTCTATGTCGATGAGGTCAATCTGCTGCCCGATCACTTGGTCGATCTGCTGCTCGATGTCGCCGCCAGCGGTATCAACCTGATCGAGCGCGACGGCATCTCCCATCGACATTCGGCCAAATTCGTCCTGATCGGCACCATGAACCCGGAAGAGGGCGAACTGCGGCCGCAACTGCTTGACCGTTTCGGCTTGAACGTTGCCCTCAGCGGCAAGACCGCGCCCGCCGAACGCGGGCAGATCATTCGCCGGCGGCTGGATTTCGACAGCGATCCACAAGGGTTTTGCGCGCAGTGGGCGAGCGAGCAACACATCCTGCGTTCGCGCTGTGAAAGCGCCCGCGAGCGCTTGGCAGCCATCCCACTGGATGACGCGGCATTGGCGTTGATTACCGAGCGTTGCTTCGCTGCTGGCGTCGATGGCTTGCGCGCCGATCTGGTCTGGTTGCGCGCGGCCCGCGCCCATGCCGCGTGGCGTGGGGCGGATGCGATTGCTGAAGAGGACATCGACGCGGTGGCCGAATTTGCCCTGCGCCATCGCCGTCGCGAGCAGCCCTTGGCCGGCGCGGAGCCACAAGCGCAATCTCCGTCAGGCGCAGACAGCAAATCCGGTGAAGGGCAGGGCCAGTGGGGCGAGATGCCGGCAACGGCGCAAGCCACCGGTGCCCGCCGCGAAGTTCCGAGCTGGCCGCCACTGGCAAAAAAGCCCTAG
- the cobN gene encoding cobaltochelatase subunit CobN produces MHLLRTQPGGFVSDDNIADLGQTPAELVILCSGDSSLALLAEAAQQLPDDYPSLRLANPMQVQNHASVDLYVDEVLRHAKVILISLHGGIAYWRYGVERLVELSERGVQLILVPGDDRPDPELSDLSTVSAEVRDRLWQFLRQGGMGNALAFFRCLAHQWFARDYPWSEPQTLPRTAIYHPQKNSAALSDWQAEWLPGQPVAALLFYRSHLQAANTAFINVFCQRLQAAGLNPLPIAVASLKEPGCLSVVEDWLDEVEAGVILNTTGFAQSSPEAPHLRPFRRNIPVIQAICAQDNEPGWRDSEQGLGPRDLAMHIALPELDGRIISRPISFKDLAWRSERSQSDVVCYRAQPERMDFVAELARRWVDLARVPNGEKRIALILANYPTRDGRIGNGVGLDTPAAALNILRALREEGYPITAELPDSGTELIQQLLGGVSNDLDSLDLRPCQQSLAMDDYLSMFNALPEANRAAVVERWGAPQNDPMCRDGRLMIAGLRFGLTFVGIQPARGYQVDPSAVYHDPDLVPPHGYLAFYFWLRNTYGAHGVIHVGKHGNLEWLPGKGVGLSENCWPDALLGPLPNIYPFIVNDPGEGAQAKRRTQAVIIDHLMPPLTRAETYGPLRNLELLADEYYEAQLLDPRRARELQRDILQLVRDTQIDRELQLDAALDSDADAAIWLPRLDTYLCDLKESQIRDGLHIFGESPSGRLRIDTLLALLRIPRGDGKGAQSSLLRALAKAFDLGFDPLDCVLADPWNGPRPTELQTISEEVWRTAGDTRERLELFAADLISQTLNVPCASEPARESGVSVKDQLFDPTPSRAGSLPQGAGWAEVNSIIEHLREVVAPRLDACGPAEMRGLLDALSGRFVPAGPSGAPSRGRLDVLPTGRNFYSVDVRNLPTTTAWRIGFQSATLILERHLQDHGDHLRQLGLSVWGTATMRTGGDDIAQAMALMGVRPVWATGSQRVDDFEILPLSLLDRPRVDVTLRVSGFFRDAFANLIRLFDAAVQAVAALDEPDDLNPLAAKVRAERQALLQSGLDEDTARRQAGWRIFGAKPGAYGAGVQGAIDGRLWQSREDLSEVYLNWGAYAYGGADEGTAAREQFSQRLSQVQAVLQNQDNREHDLLDSNDYYQFQGGMLAAVETLRGEAAASYHGDHSQPDLPKIRTLKEELNRVVRSRAANPKWIDGVKRHGYKGAFELAATVDNLFAFDATTQLIDDHQYALLAEAYLLDPATRDFVREHNPHALRDMTERMLEAQQRGMWLEPGAYKEALENLLLDIEEDM; encoded by the coding sequence ATGCACCTGCTCAGGACCCAGCCCGGCGGTTTCGTCTCGGATGACAACATTGCCGACCTTGGCCAAACCCCCGCCGAGCTGGTGATCCTGTGCAGCGGCGATTCCAGCCTGGCGCTGCTTGCCGAGGCTGCGCAGCAATTGCCCGATGACTACCCGAGCCTGCGTCTGGCCAACCCGATGCAGGTGCAGAATCATGCCTCGGTCGATCTGTATGTCGACGAAGTGCTGCGCCACGCCAAGGTCATTCTGATCTCCCTGCATGGCGGCATTGCCTATTGGCGCTACGGCGTCGAGCGGCTGGTCGAGTTGTCCGAACGCGGCGTGCAACTGATTCTGGTGCCCGGCGATGACCGCCCGGACCCCGAGCTCAGTGACTTGAGCACGGTCAGCGCCGAAGTGCGCGATAGACTCTGGCAATTTCTGCGTCAGGGCGGCATGGGCAATGCACTGGCTTTCTTCCGTTGCCTGGCCCACCAATGGTTCGCCCGCGATTACCCGTGGAGCGAGCCGCAAACCCTGCCGCGCACGGCGATTTATCACCCACAGAAAAACAGCGCTGCCCTGAGCGACTGGCAAGCCGAATGGCTGCCCGGTCAACCGGTGGCGGCGCTGTTGTTTTATCGCTCGCATTTGCAGGCGGCGAACACGGCGTTCATCAATGTGTTCTGTCAGCGTTTGCAGGCAGCCGGACTCAATCCGCTGCCGATCGCGGTGGCCAGTCTGAAAGAACCCGGTTGCCTGTCTGTGGTCGAGGACTGGCTGGATGAAGTCGAGGCGGGGGTGATTCTCAACACCACCGGTTTTGCCCAATCGAGTCCCGAGGCGCCGCATCTGCGCCCGTTTCGCCGCAACATCCCGGTGATTCAAGCGATCTGCGCTCAGGACAATGAGCCCGGCTGGCGCGACAGCGAGCAGGGCCTCGGGCCGCGTGATCTGGCGATGCACATTGCTTTGCCGGAACTCGACGGGCGCATCATCAGCCGACCGATCAGCTTCAAGGATCTGGCCTGGCGCAGCGAGCGCAGTCAGTCCGATGTGGTCTGCTACCGTGCCCAGCCCGAGCGCATGGATTTCGTCGCCGAACTGGCGCGGCGCTGGGTTGATCTGGCGCGCGTGCCGAACGGCGAAAAACGCATCGCGTTGATCCTCGCCAACTACCCGACCCGCGACGGCCGCATCGGCAACGGCGTCGGCCTCGATACGCCGGCGGCGGCGCTGAACATTCTGCGGGCATTGCGCGAAGAGGGTTATCCGATCACGGCCGAGTTGCCCGACAGCGGCACCGAACTGATCCAGCAACTGCTCGGCGGTGTCAGCAACGACCTCGATAGTCTCGACCTGCGCCCGTGCCAGCAGAGCCTGGCGATGGACGATTACCTTTCAATGTTCAATGCGTTGCCGGAAGCGAATCGCGCGGCGGTAGTCGAGCGTTGGGGGGCGCCGCAAAACGATCCGATGTGCCGCGACGGTCGCCTGATGATCGCCGGTCTGCGTTTCGGTCTGACCTTTGTCGGCATCCAGCCAGCCCGGGGTTATCAGGTCGATCCGAGCGCGGTGTATCACGACCCGGATCTGGTTCCGCCGCACGGTTATCTGGCGTTCTATTTCTGGTTGCGCAACACCTACGGCGCTCACGGTGTCATCCACGTCGGCAAGCACGGCAACCTCGAATGGCTGCCGGGCAAAGGCGTTGGCCTTTCGGAAAACTGCTGGCCCGACGCGCTGCTCGGCCCGCTGCCAAATATCTATCCGTTTATCGTCAACGATCCGGGCGAGGGCGCCCAGGCCAAACGGCGCACGCAAGCGGTGATCATCGACCACCTGATGCCGCCGCTGACCCGCGCCGAAACCTATGGGCCGCTGCGCAATCTGGAGTTGCTGGCCGACGAATATTACGAGGCGCAACTGCTCGATCCGCGCCGTGCCCGCGAGTTGCAGCGCGACATTCTGCAATTGGTGCGTGACACGCAGATTGACCGTGAACTGCAACTGGATGCTGCGCTGGACAGCGACGCCGATGCGGCGATCTGGTTGCCGCGTTTGGACACTTATCTGTGCGACCTGAAGGAATCGCAGATTCGCGATGGTTTGCACATCTTTGGCGAATCGCCGAGCGGGCGCTTGCGCATTGACACGTTGCTGGCGTTGCTGCGCATCCCGCGCGGTGACGGCAAGGGCGCGCAGTCGAGTCTGCTGCGAGCACTCGCCAAAGCGTTTGATCTCGGTTTTGATCCGCTGGATTGCGTCTTGGCCGATCCTTGGAACGGTCCGCGTCCGACCGAGTTGCAGACCATCAGCGAAGAAGTCTGGCGCACCGCCGGCGACACCCGCGAACGCCTCGAATTGTTTGCCGCAGACCTGATCTCCCAAACACTGAATGTACCCTGTGCGAGCGAGCCTGCTCGCGAAAGCGGTGTGTCAGTAAAAGACCAGTTGTTTGACCCGACGCCTTCGCGAGCAGGCTCGCTCCCACAAGGGGCGGGTTGGGCTGAGGTTAATTCGATAATTGAGCATCTGCGCGAAGTCGTCGCCCCGCGCCTCGATGCTTGCGGCCCGGCCGAAATGCGCGGTCTGCTTGACGCCCTCAGCGGTCGTTTCGTCCCCGCCGGCCCCAGCGGTGCTCCGAGCCGTGGCCGCCTCGACGTGTTGCCCACCGGGCGCAACTTTTACTCGGTCGACGTGCGCAATCTGCCCACGACTACCGCGTGGCGCATCGGATTCCAGTCGGCAACGCTGATTCTCGAACGACACTTGCAGGATCACGGCGATCACTTGCGCCAGCTCGGCCTGTCCGTGTGGGGCACCGCAACCATGCGCACCGGCGGCGACGACATCGCTCAGGCCATGGCGTTGATGGGCGTGCGTCCGGTCTGGGCCACGGGCAGTCAGCGCGTGGATGATTTCGAGATTCTGCCGCTGAGTCTGCTTGATCGCCCCAGGGTCGACGTGACGCTGCGCGTCTCGGGCTTTTTCCGTGATGCATTTGCCAATCTCATCCGCCTGTTCGACGCCGCCGTGCAAGCGGTGGCGGCGCTGGATGAGCCGGATGACTTGAACCCATTGGCCGCCAAGGTGCGCGCCGAACGCCAGGCGCTGTTGCAATCAGGCCTCGACGAGGACACGGCGCGGCGTCAGGCCGGGTGGCGCATCTTCGGCGCGAAACCGGGGGCGTATGGCGCCGGGGTGCAAGGCGCGATCGATGGGCGTCTGTGGCAGAGCCGCGAAGACCTCTCCGAGGTCTACCTGAACTGGGGCGCCTACGCTTACGGCGGCGCCGACGAGGGCACGGCTGCCCGCGAGCAGTTCAGTCAGCGTCTGAGCCAGGTGCAGGCAGTTCTGCAAAACCAGGACAACCGCGAGCATGACTTGCTTGATTCCAACGACTACTACCAGTTTCAGGGCGGCATGCTCGCTGCGGTGGAGACGCTGCGTGGCGAAGCGGCGGCCAGTTATCACGGCGATCACAGCCAGCCGGATCTGCCGAAGATTCGTACCCTGAAGGAAGAGTTGAACCGTGTGGTGCGCTCGCGCGCGGCGAATCCGAAGTGGATCGACGGGGTCAAGCGTCACGGCTACAAAGGCGCGTTCGAACTGGCGGCGACGGTTGATAATCTGTTCGCCTTCGATGCAACGACGCAGTTGATCGATGACCATCAGTACGCGTTGCTGGCGGAGGCATATTTGCTCGATCCGGCGACCCGGGATTTTGTTCGTGAGCATAATCCCCACGCGTTGCGCGACATGACCGAACGCATGCTCGAAGCGCAGCAGCGCGGGATGTGGCTGGAGCCTGGGGCTTATAAAGAAGCGCTGGAGAATTTGCTGTTGGATATCGAGGAAGATATGTAG
- the cobW gene encoding cobalamin biosynthesis protein CobW: MKTLAKLPVTIVTGFLGSGKTTLLRHMLDNAQGRRIAVIVNEFGELGIDGEILKQCTIGCTEEEASGRVYELANGCLCCTVQEEFFPVMRELVARRGDLDHILIETSGLALPKPLVQAFQWPEIRSACTVDAVITVVDSPAVAAGTFAAFPDQVDAQRKLDPNLDHESPLHELFADQLASADLVILNKADQTSAEDLARVRAEVAEELPPAVKIIEASNGRLPLDVLIGLGAGSEEHIDSRHSHHDHHHDGDDDDHDHDAFDSISIELPQADESLLLDALTQLVVQHGILRVKGFAAIPNKPMRLLIQGVGTRFDKHFDRQWGAEEARVTRLVLIGQELDAAQLEAQLRAALSV, translated from the coding sequence ATGAAAACACTGGCCAAACTCCCCGTCACCATCGTCACCGGTTTCCTCGGTTCAGGCAAAACCACGCTGCTGCGGCACATGCTCGATAACGCTCAGGGCCGGCGCATTGCGGTGATCGTCAATGAGTTTGGCGAGCTCGGCATCGACGGTGAAATCCTCAAGCAATGCACCATCGGCTGCACCGAAGAAGAGGCCAGCGGCCGCGTATATGAGCTGGCCAACGGCTGCCTGTGCTGCACGGTGCAGGAAGAGTTCTTTCCGGTGATGCGCGAACTGGTGGCCCGTCGCGGTGACCTTGATCACATCCTTATCGAAACCTCCGGCCTGGCCCTGCCAAAACCGCTGGTGCAAGCCTTCCAGTGGCCGGAAATCCGTAGCGCCTGTACCGTTGACGCGGTGATCACCGTGGTCGACAGCCCGGCCGTCGCTGCTGGCACCTTCGCAGCGTTCCCGGATCAGGTCGATGCCCAGCGCAAACTCGATCCGAACCTTGATCACGAGTCGCCGCTGCACGAGTTGTTCGCAGATCAACTGGCCAGTGCTGACCTGGTCATCCTCAACAAAGCCGACCAGACCAGCGCGGAAGATCTGGCTCGGGTGCGCGCAGAAGTCGCCGAAGAGCTGCCGCCAGCAGTCAAAATCATCGAAGCCAGCAACGGCCGCCTGCCGCTCGACGTGCTGATCGGTCTCGGTGCCGGCTCCGAGGAGCACATCGACAGCCGCCACAGTCACCACGATCACCATCACGACGGTGATGACGACGACCACGATCACGACGCCTTCGATTCGATCTCCATCGAACTGCCGCAAGCCGACGAAAGCCTGCTGCTCGACGCGCTGACGCAATTGGTGGTGCAGCACGGCATTCTGCGCGTGAAAGGCTTCGCGGCGATTCCGAACAAGCCGATGCGCCTGTTGATCCAGGGTGTGGGCACGCGTTTCGACAAGCATTTCGACCGTCAGTGGGGCGCCGAAGAAGCGCGCGTCACGCGTCTGGTGCTGATCGGTCAGGAACTCGATGCCGCACAACTCGAAGCGCAATTGCGCGCTGCGCTCAGCGTTTAA
- a CDS encoding CbtB domain-containing protein: MSIISNTVSHTDHISSSTTLGQRVAAALFASILGASLVWFAGFSHIEAVHNAAHDTRHSAAFPCH; the protein is encoded by the coding sequence ATGTCGATCATCAGCAATACCGTCAGCCACACTGACCACATCTCCAGCAGCACCACACTCGGCCAACGCGTGGCCGCCGCCCTCTTCGCCTCGATCCTCGGTGCCAGCCTGGTCTGGTTCGCCGGTTTCTCGCACATCGAGGCGGTGCACAACGCCGCCCACGATACCCGCCACAGCGCCGCGTTCCCGTGCCACTGA
- a CDS encoding CbtA family protein: protein MIKRIAQTAGFTGLLAALLLTLLQSFWVSPLILQAETFEKSEPVAQVHEHAAGTAAHSHDGEAWEPEDGWQRVVSTTGGNLVVAVGFALMLAGLYTLRAPTKTSQGLLWGLAGYATFVLAPTLGLPPELPGTAAADLASRQIWWIGTAASTAVGLALIAFSRHWLMKLLGVAILAVPHVIGAPQPQVHSMLAPEALETQFKIASQLTNVAFWLALGLISAWLFRRKSAGPYQA, encoded by the coding sequence ATGATCAAGCGTATCGCGCAAACCGCAGGCTTCACCGGCTTGCTGGCCGCCCTGCTGCTGACCCTGCTGCAGAGTTTCTGGGTTTCGCCACTGATTCTGCAGGCCGAAACCTTCGAGAAATCCGAACCGGTCGCGCAAGTTCACGAACACGCCGCCGGCACCGCCGCCCACAGCCATGATGGCGAAGCCTGGGAGCCGGAAGACGGCTGGCAGCGCGTGGTCTCGACTACTGGCGGCAATCTGGTGGTGGCGGTGGGTTTCGCCCTCATGCTCGCCGGCCTGTACACCTTGCGCGCGCCAACCAAAACCTCGCAAGGGCTGCTCTGGGGTCTGGCCGGTTACGCGACGTTCGTTCTCGCGCCGACCTTGGGCCTGCCACCTGAATTGCCGGGCACTGCGGCTGCCGATCTGGCTTCGCGGCAGATCTGGTGGATCGGCACTGCCGCTTCGACCGCCGTCGGCCTGGCACTGATCGCCTTCAGCCGCCACTGGCTGATGAAGCTTCTCGGTGTGGCGATTCTCGCCGTGCCGCATGTGATCGGCGCGCCGCAACCGCAGGTGCATTCGATGCTTGCCCCAGAGGCACTGGAAACCCAGTTCAAAATCGCTTCGCAGCTGACCAACGTCGCGTTCTGGCTGGCCTTGGGCCTGATCAGTGCATGGTTGTTCCGCCGCAAAAGCGCAGGCCCATATCAGGCATGA
- a CDS encoding cobalamin biosynthesis protein has protein sequence MTDDRAAPTLVVGLGCQRGCPASTLRALLDQALQAHRIELRAVKALASIDLKRDEPGLLELATQLNLPLQYFNSAELAPYQQRLSHQSQIAFERTGCYGVAESAALALAEQLIQAPAKLLIHRQKYAQATLALAGAA, from the coding sequence ATGACCGATGACCGCGCAGCGCCGACCCTGGTGGTCGGCCTCGGCTGCCAGCGGGGCTGCCCGGCCAGTACGTTGCGTGCGTTACTCGATCAAGCGTTGCAGGCGCACCGCATCGAGCTGCGAGCGGTCAAGGCTTTGGCGAGTATCGACCTCAAGCGCGACGAACCGGGGTTGCTGGAACTGGCCACACAATTGAACCTGCCGCTGCAGTATTTCAACAGTGCCGAACTGGCGCCCTATCAGCAGCGCCTCAGCCATCAATCGCAGATCGCCTTTGAGCGCACCGGCTGCTACGGCGTGGCGGAAAGCGCCGCGCTGGCTCTCGCCGAGCAACTGATTCAGGCGCCGGCGAAACTGCTGATCCACCGGCAGAAATATGCGCAGGCCACGCTGGCATTGGCCGGCGCTGCATAA
- the cobM gene encoding precorrin-4 C(11)-methyltransferase produces the protein MTVYFIGAGPGDPELITVKGQRLIRSCPVIIYAGSLVPAAVLEGHQADTVVNSAELHLEQIIDLIRTAHAQGQDVARVHSGDPSLYGAIGEQIRYLRELNIPFEIIPGVTATAACAALLGAELTLPDISQSVILTRYADKTAMPAGEELASLAQHGATMAIHLGVNHLEKILVELLPHYGADCPIAVIHRATWPDQDWVVGTLADIAAKVEAKGFRRTALILVGRVLGSEVFSESSLYRAGHAHLYRP, from the coding sequence ATGACCGTCTACTTCATCGGCGCCGGCCCCGGCGACCCGGAACTCATCACCGTCAAAGGCCAACGGCTGATTCGCAGCTGCCCGGTGATCATTTATGCCGGTTCGCTGGTACCCGCAGCGGTGCTGGAAGGTCATCAGGCCGACACCGTGGTCAACAGCGCTGAACTGCATCTGGAACAGATCATCGATCTGATCAGGACTGCCCATGCCCAAGGCCAGGATGTGGCCCGTGTGCATTCCGGAGACCCAAGTCTGTACGGCGCGATCGGTGAGCAGATCCGCTACTTGCGTGAGCTGAACATTCCTTTCGAGATCATTCCGGGCGTAACCGCGACGGCGGCATGCGCAGCGCTGCTGGGCGCCGAGTTGACCCTGCCGGACATTTCGCAAAGCGTGATCCTGACCCGTTACGCCGACAAGACCGCGATGCCCGCCGGCGAAGAACTGGCGAGCCTGGCGCAGCACGGCGCGACCATGGCCATTCATCTGGGGGTCAATCATCTGGAAAAGATACTGGTTGAACTGCTGCCGCATTACGGCGCGGACTGCCCGATTGCCGTTATTCACCGCGCGACATGGCCGGATCAGGACTGGGTGGTAGGTACATTGGCGGACATTGCCGCAAAGGTCGAGGCCAAAGGCTTTCGGCGTACGGCGCTGATTCTGGTCGGGCGGGTGCTGGGCAGCGAGGTGTTCAGCGAGTCGTCGTTGTATCGCGCCGGGCATGCGCATCTTTATCGCCCTTGA
- the nfuA gene encoding Fe-S biogenesis protein NfuA: protein MTAITITDAAHDYLADLLSKQNTPGIGIRVFITQPGTQYAETCIAYCKPGEEKPEDTALGLKSFTAYIDSFSEAFLDDAVVDYATDRMGGQLTIKAPNAKVPMVNADSPVNERINYYLQTEINPGLASHGGQVSLIDVVEDGIAVLQFGGGCQGCGQADVTLKEGIERTLLERIPELKGVRDVTDHTQKENAYY from the coding sequence ATGACCGCTATTACCATTACCGACGCCGCCCATGATTACCTGGCTGATCTGCTCTCCAAGCAGAACACCCCGGGCATCGGCATCCGTGTCTTCATTACCCAGCCTGGTACCCAGTACGCCGAAACCTGCATTGCCTACTGCAAGCCGGGCGAAGAGAAACCTGAAGATACCGCGCTGGGGCTGAAAAGCTTCACCGCTTACATCGATTCCTTCAGCGAAGCGTTTCTTGACGACGCCGTTGTCGACTATGCCACCGACCGTATGGGCGGCCAGCTGACCATCAAGGCGCCAAATGCCAAAGTGCCGATGGTCAATGCCGACAGCCCGGTCAACGAGCGCATCAACTACTACCTGCAAACCGAAATCAACCCGGGGCTGGCCAGCCACGGCGGTCAGGTCAGCCTGATCGATGTGGTCGAGGACGGCATCGCTGTTTTGCAGTTTGGTGGCGGTTGCCAGGGCTGCGGCCAGGCTGACGTGACCTTGAAGGAAGGCATCGAGCGCACTCTGCTCGAGCGCATCCCGGAGCTCAAAGGCGTTCGCGACGTGACCGACCACACGCAGAAAGAAAACGCCTACTACTAA